The Sphingomonas alpina genome has a segment encoding these proteins:
- a CDS encoding serine hydrolase domain-containing protein, producing MYRFASAPLLLLATQAAAADYAPVHCSARQAYAGGPMHAAVSVERPGKVPDTALDPATVARLDATLSRVRAATGASAITAAVGVEGKGAWTGGDAPPLFWASAGKTFTAIVVLQMAQEGKLSLDHPISRWIKNVPNGDVATVRDLLAHTGGLFSANEDRKAHADRRYRGPTETLAIARRHGAMFCPGANWRYSNTGYDLLGEIVRLVDGRTIDQAITARIIAPLGLKTLRALPLGGGAEGIAPLFSAKEKPIDPSWAGAAGPIVGSAGDMVRFWNALLEGRLIGKQLVAEMTTTLYPMFDSGTFYGLGAMVFDVPSDTERLLWVGHAGGTPGASALVAYSPADHAFVAVALTGDGSAVASANAFMKALSPP from the coding sequence ATGTACCGTTTCGCCAGTGCTCCGCTGTTGCTGCTCGCGACCCAGGCCGCCGCGGCGGATTATGCGCCGGTACATTGTTCGGCGCGCCAGGCCTATGCGGGCGGGCCGATGCACGCCGCGGTCTCTGTCGAGCGTCCCGGGAAGGTGCCCGACACTGCGCTGGATCCGGCGACGGTTGCACGCCTGGATGCGACGTTGTCCCGGGTCCGCGCGGCCACCGGGGCCTCCGCGATCACCGCTGCAGTCGGCGTCGAGGGCAAAGGCGCATGGACAGGAGGCGATGCACCGCCACTATTCTGGGCGAGTGCCGGCAAGACCTTTACCGCCATCGTCGTCCTGCAAATGGCGCAGGAGGGGAAGCTCTCGCTCGACCACCCGATATCGCGCTGGATCAAGAACGTGCCCAATGGCGACGTCGCGACCGTGCGCGACCTGCTGGCGCATACTGGTGGCTTGTTCAGCGCGAATGAGGATCGGAAAGCGCACGCAGACCGGCGCTATCGCGGCCCCACCGAAACGCTGGCGATCGCGCGACGGCATGGCGCGATGTTTTGTCCGGGCGCGAACTGGCGCTACTCCAACACTGGGTATGACCTGCTGGGCGAGATCGTGCGACTTGTCGATGGCCGCACCATCGATCAGGCGATCACCGCGCGGATCATCGCGCCGCTCGGGCTGAAGACGCTCCGCGCCCTGCCGCTGGGCGGTGGTGCGGAGGGCATTGCGCCGCTCTTCTCCGCGAAGGAAAAGCCGATCGACCCGAGTTGGGCGGGTGCAGCCGGACCGATCGTCGGGAGCGCGGGCGACATGGTGCGATTCTGGAACGCGCTGCTGGAGGGACGACTGATTGGAAAACAGCTCGTCGCTGAAATGACCACGACGCTGTATCCCATGTTCGACTCCGGCACCTTCTATGGTTTGGGCGCGATGGTGTTCGACGTGCCCTCCGACACGGAACGATTGCTTTGGGTCGGCCATGCCGGCGGCACGCCGGGGGCGAGCGCGCTGGTCGCCTATTCGCCGGCCGACCACGCGTTCGTCGCAGTGGCGCTGACCGGCGACGGATCGGCTGTCGCATCGGCCAATGCGTTTATGAAAGCATTGTCACCACCTTGA
- a CDS encoding ROK family protein yields MTGASLIAAPLIAGVEMGGTKCNCILATGPDDIRDTVRIPTTTPTETLDAIEAVLTRWSSLPGTGFAALGIASFGPVALDRAAPDYGFITATTKPGWSNTDVGQRLARYAGVPMAFQSDVVGAALGEGRWGAAQGLADFAYITVGTGVGIGLVAGGAPIAGELGHVRPVRMTGDDWAGVCSFHGDCVEGLASGPAIAARAGAPASELPAGHSAWDATAHALAQLLHTLVLTGIPRRIVMGGGVMTGVPHLFPMIRSRLAASLGGYAALAELSDLDAFVVPPALGNNAGPLGAIELGVRALAAASPE; encoded by the coding sequence ATGACCGGTGCGTCCTTGATCGCGGCGCCCTTGATTGCCGGAGTCGAGATGGGCGGCACCAAGTGCAATTGCATCCTCGCGACCGGGCCTGACGATATTCGCGATACGGTGCGCATTCCGACCACGACGCCGACCGAGACGCTAGACGCGATCGAGGCGGTGCTGACGCGCTGGTCGAGTCTTCCGGGGACCGGGTTCGCGGCGCTCGGCATTGCCAGCTTCGGGCCTGTCGCGCTCGATCGCGCCGCGCCTGACTATGGCTTCATCACCGCGACGACCAAGCCGGGCTGGTCGAACACCGATGTCGGGCAGCGGCTGGCGCGATATGCCGGCGTGCCGATGGCATTCCAGAGCGACGTGGTCGGCGCCGCGCTGGGCGAGGGACGCTGGGGCGCTGCGCAGGGGCTGGCCGATTTCGCCTATATCACGGTCGGCACCGGCGTCGGTATCGGGCTGGTCGCCGGCGGCGCACCGATCGCGGGCGAACTGGGCCATGTCCGCCCGGTGCGCATGACGGGAGACGACTGGGCGGGCGTGTGCAGTTTCCACGGCGATTGCGTCGAGGGACTGGCCTCCGGGCCGGCGATCGCGGCGCGGGCCGGTGCACCCGCTTCCGAGCTGCCCGCAGGGCACTCAGCCTGGGACGCGACAGCACATGCGCTGGCGCAGTTGCTTCACACGCTGGTGCTGACCGGCATCCCGCGCCGCATCGTGATGGGCGGCGGGGTGATGACCGGCGTGCCGCATCTCTTCCCGATGATCCGCTCGCGGCTCGCCGCCAGCCTTGGCGGCTATGCCGCACTGGCCGAATTGTCCGATCTGGACGCATTCGTCGTGCCGCCCGCGCTCGGCAACAATGCCGGGCCGCTGGGGGCAATAGAACTCGGCGTCCGCGCCTTGGCGGCCGCGTCTCCGGAATAG
- a CDS encoding AraC family transcriptional regulator produces the protein MKAALQNYQARMQRVLDHIDRHLDADLDLEAMSGVAAFSKYHFHRQFMATFGLSVHRYVQLSRMKRASYRLAYRNTDSVTDIAMDAGYEALDGFARAFRRRFGQSPSAFRKSPDWEPWLVAFGPLDNARSKLMQKTFTTDDVTIRDVLPTPVAIMEHRGDPATIGATIQRFIAWRKASGLIPKVSPTFNVFHSDPHMTAPADYRMDLCVGTDRPVAAHGERIEAGVIPGGRCAVLRVAGNTDNLEPAALYLYRDWLPISGEEARDFPLYCQRLSFFPEVPEHEAVAELFLPLK, from the coding sequence ATGAAGGCGGCACTTCAGAACTACCAGGCCCGGATGCAGCGCGTGCTGGATCATATCGACCGGCATCTCGATGCTGATCTGGATCTGGAAGCGATGAGCGGCGTGGCCGCCTTTTCGAAATATCATTTCCACCGGCAGTTCATGGCGACCTTCGGGTTGTCCGTGCATCGCTATGTCCAGCTGTCCCGCATGAAGCGGGCTTCATACCGGCTGGCCTATCGGAACACTGACAGCGTCACCGACATAGCGATGGATGCCGGCTATGAAGCATTGGATGGCTTTGCCCGTGCCTTTCGGCGACGGTTCGGGCAGTCGCCGTCGGCGTTTCGGAAATCTCCCGATTGGGAGCCGTGGCTTGTGGCCTTCGGGCCTCTCGACAATGCGAGGAGCAAGCTGATGCAGAAGACTTTTACCACTGACGACGTGACGATCCGCGATGTACTCCCCACGCCGGTGGCGATCATGGAACATCGCGGCGACCCGGCGACGATCGGCGCCACGATCCAGCGATTCATTGCCTGGCGCAAGGCCAGTGGCCTGATCCCGAAGGTCAGCCCGACCTTCAACGTCTTCCATTCCGATCCCCATATGACAGCCCCGGCCGACTATCGCATGGACCTGTGCGTCGGCACCGACCGTCCGGTTGCTGCACATGGAGAGCGGATCGAGGCCGGCGTCATTCCCGGCGGGCGCTGCGCGGTGCTGCGCGTCGCTGGCAACACCGACAATCTGGAGCCCGCCGCGCTCTATCTGTATCGCGACTGGTTGCCGATCAGTGGCGAGGAAGCCCGAGACTTCCCGCTTTACTGCCAGCGTCTCAGCTTCTTCCCGGAGGTGCCGGAGCATGAAGCAGTGGCGGAGCTTTTCCTGCCGTTGAAATAG
- a CDS encoding Slp family lipoprotein, with protein sequence MWGCADSSISPAPKEIGAIAAKPRPARTPAQTGFDPAEIETLRTISVAPLSPDQGIDDRNIGKRVRWAGAVQYMEASDKGVCLTILYALSGEHGEPRWTPEPTYQTFKACATGSYDPELVRESTNVTIVGKISGKTYIGMGGGGSPGPIVEVEKLFRWSDCVAGDTSPVCKYGFLSPKTVPGD encoded by the coding sequence TTGTGGGGATGCGCCGATTCCTCGATCTCACCCGCGCCGAAAGAAATCGGGGCGATCGCGGCCAAGCCCCGGCCCGCGCGCACGCCCGCGCAGACGGGCTTTGACCCGGCAGAGATAGAGACGCTGCGGACCATCTCGGTCGCTCCGCTGTCTCCCGATCAGGGAATCGATGACCGGAATATCGGCAAACGCGTCCGCTGGGCCGGTGCCGTGCAGTATATGGAGGCATCGGATAAAGGCGTTTGCCTGACGATCTTATATGCGCTCAGCGGCGAACATGGCGAGCCGCGCTGGACCCCGGAGCCGACTTATCAGACCTTCAAGGCCTGCGCGACGGGCTCCTACGACCCGGAGCTCGTTCGCGAGTCGACCAACGTCACGATCGTCGGCAAAATCTCTGGCAAGACATATATCGGCATGGGTGGCGGCGGCAGTCCCGGACCCATTGTCGAAGTCGAAAAACTCTTTCGCTGGTCGGATTGTGTTGCCGGCGACACCAGCCCCGTCTGCAAGTACGGATTTCTGAGCCCGAAAACCGTTCCCGGCGATTGA
- a CDS encoding NAD(P)/FAD-dependent oxidoreductase, whose amino-acid sequence MPDRTLTDLHHVVVVGAGFGGLQTVHDLAGAPVRITMVDRRNHHLFQPLLYQVATASLATSEIAWPIRHLLRNRREVTTLLATVTGIDKAARHVLLDDGATLVYDSLVIATGARHAYFGHDDWEPFAPGLKTLEDATTIRRRILRAFEEAERETDPERRRALMTFIVIGGGPTGVELAGTIAELAHLTLVGDFRNVDSRTTRVILIEAGPRLLPAFTEDISLYAQHTLEKLGVEISLGQPVTECTATGVVRGGEKIAASTMVWAAGVQASPAAEWVGIAADRAGRAMVEPDLTAPGHPEIFIIGDTAAITAPDGRPVPGIAPAAKQQGRYVAAEIRARLRGRSTGAPFRYRHAGSLATIGKSKAVIDFGRFTLRGPIAWWIWGLAHIYFLIGVRNRLSVALSWLWNYLRDQRSSRLITQGLGERTVRLPPNGSSDHAPP is encoded by the coding sequence ATGCCCGATCGCACCCTGACGGACCTGCACCATGTAGTGGTGGTCGGTGCCGGCTTTGGCGGTCTCCAGACGGTTCATGATCTCGCCGGCGCGCCGGTGCGCATCACCATGGTCGATCGGCGCAACCATCATCTCTTCCAGCCCCTGTTGTACCAGGTGGCGACCGCATCGCTGGCCACCTCGGAAATCGCCTGGCCGATCCGGCATCTGCTGCGCAACCGCCGCGAGGTCACCACCCTGCTCGCGACCGTCACCGGCATCGACAAGGCCGCGCGGCACGTGCTGCTCGATGACGGGGCAACGCTCGTCTATGACAGCCTGGTGATCGCGACCGGCGCGCGCCACGCCTATTTCGGGCATGACGACTGGGAGCCGTTCGCGCCGGGGCTGAAGACGCTCGAGGATGCAACCACGATCCGCCGCCGCATCCTGCGCGCATTCGAGGAGGCCGAACGCGAGACCGACCCGGAGCGGCGCCGCGCGCTGATGACGTTTATCGTCATTGGCGGCGGCCCCACCGGTGTCGAGCTGGCCGGAACGATCGCCGAGCTGGCGCACCTGACGCTGGTCGGCGACTTCCGCAATGTCGATTCGCGAACGACGCGGGTGATCCTGATCGAGGCGGGGCCGCGCCTGCTGCCTGCCTTTACCGAAGATATTTCGCTCTACGCGCAGCACACGCTCGAAAAGCTCGGCGTGGAAATCAGCCTGGGACAGCCGGTGACCGAATGCACCGCAACCGGCGTGGTTCGCGGAGGCGAGAAGATTGCGGCCTCTACTATGGTCTGGGCGGCCGGCGTGCAGGCCTCTCCCGCCGCGGAATGGGTCGGCATTGCCGCGGATCGCGCGGGCCGCGCCATGGTCGAGCCCGACCTGACCGCGCCGGGCCATCCCGAGATCTTCATCATCGGCGACACCGCGGCGATCACCGCTCCCGATGGCCGGCCGGTACCCGGTATCGCACCGGCAGCGAAGCAGCAGGGCCGTTATGTCGCGGCCGAGATCCGCGCCAGGCTCAGGGGAAGGAGCACCGGTGCACCCTTTCGGTACCGTCATGCCGGCAGCCTTGCGACCATCGGCAAGAGCAAGGCGGTGATCGACTTCGGACGGTTCACATTGCGTGGCCCGATCGCGTGGTGGATCTGGGGGCTGGCGCATATCTATTTTCTGATCGGCGTGCGAAATCGGCTGAGCGTTGCGCTCAGCTGGCTCTGGAACTATCTGCGCGACCAGCGGAGCTCGCGGCTGATCACACAGGGCCTGGGGGAGCGGACCGTCCGGCTGCCCCCGAACGGATCGAGCGACCATGCGCCACCGTGA
- a CDS encoding CHASE4 domain-containing protein: MAALRAAAGRIGALRSPASLGAKLVLILTGVGLAGSVALTLLLASVITPSFNQLETRSIDQHVDRTRAALSEYASKVESAVRDYGDWTSSYDYMAAPSARFESESFSPLAMTNLDVNGMAYIGNDGRIVIARWLRSGADDPVMRARLIAAIRQMPLARAIGTGNSASFYTRLGSQVAAVGIAQVRRSDGTGAPRGYVLMARQLSSTQIAELLQLGARLDLANVSDAETITTAPRSMKISVPVRGVNGHAVASTVFSVPRDITTLGQRMLILAIGGSTLLLVVMLFVLRRIFTRLVLRPLHRVESHMQVVRESGSLGLLEEEGRRDEIGSLGTSFNSMLSQLKDLREQLEVQSFALGRNESAVAVMHNVRNALNPISTIISKGIAQPPPIDRATLDRAVAELARDDLPQLRREKLVAFVAAAVEAETRDRGERRAQLQDGREAMSQVLEIIGAQQHAAHERPALEPCNVTEIVAQNATIARYSGEVSIMFGFPAQPHHVMANRLILSQVIGNLFANAAEAIAAKGTQSGTVTVTIDELDGQTRVAIRDDGEGFEPQAGATLFQRGYSTRGHKSGGLGLHWCANSMNAMDGALRLESEGEGRGANAILTLRAAAGEAGAVGIAA; this comes from the coding sequence ATGGCAGCCCTTCGTGCCGCGGCCGGACGGATCGGCGCGCTGCGCAGCCCGGCGTCGCTGGGTGCGAAGCTGGTGCTGATCCTGACCGGCGTCGGCCTGGCTGGTTCGGTCGCGCTCACCCTGCTGCTCGCCAGCGTCATCACGCCGAGCTTCAACCAACTCGAGACCAGGTCGATCGACCAGCATGTCGACCGCACCCGCGCGGCGTTGAGCGAATATGCCTCCAAGGTCGAAAGCGCGGTGCGCGACTATGGCGACTGGACGTCGAGCTATGATTACATGGCCGCCCCGTCGGCCAGGTTCGAAAGCGAATCCTTCTCGCCGTTGGCGATGACCAATCTCGACGTCAACGGCATGGCCTATATCGGCAATGACGGCCGCATCGTCATCGCGCGCTGGCTGAGGAGCGGCGCCGACGACCCGGTGATGCGCGCGCGCCTGATCGCCGCGATCCGGCAGATGCCGCTCGCCAGGGCAATCGGCACGGGCAACTCGGCCAGCTTTTACACCCGGCTGGGGTCGCAGGTCGCCGCGGTCGGTATCGCGCAGGTGCGCCGCAGTGACGGCACCGGTGCGCCGCGCGGCTATGTGCTGATGGCGCGGCAGCTCAGCTCGACGCAGATCGCCGAACTGCTCCAACTCGGCGCCCGCCTCGACCTGGCCAATGTGTCGGACGCGGAGACAATCACCACCGCGCCGCGCTCGATGAAGATCTCTGTGCCGGTGCGTGGCGTGAACGGCCATGCGGTAGCGAGCACGGTGTTCAGCGTGCCGCGCGACATCACCACGCTCGGCCAGCGCATGCTGATCCTGGCGATCGGCGGGTCGACGCTGTTGCTGGTCGTCATGTTGTTCGTGCTGCGGCGGATCTTCACCCGGCTCGTGCTGCGGCCGCTGCATCGGGTCGAAAGCCATATGCAGGTGGTGCGGGAGTCGGGCTCGCTCGGCCTGCTTGAGGAAGAGGGGCGGCGCGACGAGATCGGATCGCTCGGCACCAGCTTCAATTCGATGCTCAGTCAGTTGAAGGATTTGCGCGAGCAACTCGAGGTGCAGAGTTTCGCACTGGGCCGCAACGAGAGCGCGGTCGCGGTGATGCACAATGTCCGCAACGCGCTCAACCCGATCAGCACGATCATCTCCAAGGGCATCGCTCAGCCGCCGCCGATCGACCGCGCGACGCTCGACCGTGCCGTCGCCGAGCTGGCGCGCGACGATCTGCCGCAGCTGCGCCGGGAGAAGCTGGTCGCGTTCGTCGCTGCCGCGGTCGAAGCGGAGACGCGTGACCGGGGTGAACGCCGTGCCCAACTGCAGGACGGCCGCGAGGCGATGAGCCAGGTGCTCGAGATCATCGGCGCGCAGCAGCATGCCGCGCATGAACGCCCCGCGCTGGAGCCGTGCAACGTCACCGAGATCGTCGCGCAGAACGCGACCATCGCGCGCTATTCGGGCGAGGTGTCGATCATGTTCGGCTTTCCCGCCCAGCCGCATCATGTGATGGCCAACCGGCTGATCCTGAGCCAGGTGATCGGCAATCTGTTCGCCAATGCGGCCGAAGCAATCGCCGCCAAGGGCACGCAGAGCGGCACCGTGACGGTGACGATCGATGAACTGGATGGCCAGACCCGGGTCGCGATCCGCGATGATGGCGAGGGGTTCGAGCCGCAGGCCGGTGCGACCCTGTTCCAGCGTGGCTATTCGACGCGCGGGCATAAATCGGGCGGGCTTGGCCTGCACTGGTGCGCCAATTCGATGAATGCGATGGACGGCGCGCTGCGGCTGGAAAGCGAAGGCGAGGGCAGGGGCGCCAACGCGATCCTGACCTTGCGGGCGGCGGCGGGCGAGGCGGGCGCGGTGGGAATTGCGGCTTAG
- a CDS encoding putative bifunctional diguanylate cyclase/phosphodiesterase: MRILIVDDEPAMHDSYRRSFAPVSGDVGTLDAMAAELFGDDDAAPAAATDMVFRLTHVMQGLEGVAAVEASIASGERYAVAFIDVRMPPGIDGKETAKRIRALDSDINLVIVTGYSDFSPIEISRAAGPADKIFYIAKPFEVAEVTQTATALAHRWQVDRELSEARNALAKQVVQLQEQSHELAANESRAIHIANHDSLTEAPNRLAFRRALTDRARSNATFAVAMLDLDRFKLVNDTLGHLAGDELIRAICTILQESVPEGGMVARLGGDEFGLLFDSPGAEAALMECERILRGCCGTFKVLGNSVQGGASIGVVVSAPLETRDPTDLMRRADLALNDAKRDGRGVARLFDEGMDENIRLRRAIEGGLSLAIEKGELSLVYQPIIAREGLEVVGFEALLRWNTEDHGPISPAVFIPIAEESNLIHELGDWVLDQSLAVLQGWPGQYISVNFSPRQFRRHNFVGRIMESVQRAGIEPNRVQIEITETAIFDDADRAADTLYKLRQMGFRIALDDFGTGYSSLYNIRKFALDCLKIDRSFIDGMGRERESAAIVQSIVHLGRSLGLGVIAEGVETEAQVQALRVAGCSHLQGYYFSRPVALEIANEIAERRYLIDETVVEDESVAKLGNGTHG, from the coding sequence GTGCGCATTCTGATCGTCGACGACGAACCTGCGATGCATGACAGCTATCGGCGCAGCTTCGCGCCGGTGTCCGGTGATGTCGGCACGCTCGACGCGATGGCGGCGGAGCTGTTTGGCGATGACGATGCGGCGCCTGCTGCCGCGACCGACATGGTCTTTAGGTTGACCCATGTCATGCAGGGGCTTGAGGGCGTCGCGGCCGTCGAGGCGTCGATCGCGAGCGGCGAGCGTTATGCCGTCGCCTTTATCGATGTGCGCATGCCGCCGGGCATCGACGGCAAGGAAACCGCGAAGCGCATCCGTGCGCTCGACTCCGACATCAACCTGGTCATCGTCACGGGCTATTCCGATTTCTCGCCGATCGAGATCAGCCGTGCGGCGGGGCCGGCGGATAAGATCTTCTACATTGCGAAGCCGTTCGAAGTGGCAGAGGTGACCCAGACCGCGACCGCGCTGGCGCATCGCTGGCAGGTCGACCGCGAACTGAGCGAGGCGCGCAACGCGCTGGCCAAGCAGGTGGTGCAACTGCAGGAGCAGAGCCATGAACTTGCCGCGAACGAGAGCCGCGCGATCCATATCGCCAATCACGATTCGCTCACCGAAGCGCCCAATCGTCTCGCCTTTCGCCGCGCCCTGACCGACCGGGCGCGCAGCAACGCGACCTTTGCGGTGGCGATGCTCGATCTCGACCGCTTCAAGCTGGTCAACGACACGCTCGGCCATCTCGCCGGCGATGAGCTGATCCGTGCAATCTGCACCATCCTGCAGGAATCGGTGCCCGAAGGGGGGATGGTCGCGCGGCTGGGCGGCGACGAATTCGGCCTGTTGTTCGACAGCCCCGGCGCCGAGGCCGCGCTGATGGAATGCGAACGCATCCTGCGCGGCTGTTGCGGTACGTTCAAGGTGCTGGGCAACTCGGTGCAGGGCGGTGCGTCGATCGGCGTTGTCGTTTCCGCTCCGCTAGAGACGCGCGACCCGACTGACCTGATGCGCCGCGCTGATCTCGCGCTCAACGACGCCAAGCGCGACGGGCGCGGCGTCGCGCGTCTGTTCGACGAAGGCATGGACGAAAATATCCGCTTGCGTCGCGCGATCGAAGGCGGCCTGTCGCTGGCGATCGAGAAGGGTGAGTTGAGCCTGGTCTATCAGCCGATCATTGCGCGCGAAGGTCTTGAGGTGGTCGGCTTCGAGGCACTGCTGCGCTGGAATACCGAGGATCACGGTCCGATCTCTCCGGCCGTCTTTATCCCGATCGCGGAGGAGAGCAATCTCATCCACGAGCTGGGCGATTGGGTGCTCGATCAGTCGCTCGCCGTGCTGCAGGGCTGGCCCGGCCAGTATATCTCGGTCAATTTCTCGCCGCGCCAGTTTCGTCGGCATAATTTCGTCGGCCGGATCATGGAAAGCGTGCAGCGCGCCGGGATCGAGCCCAATCGGGTGCAGATCGAGATCACCGAAACCGCGATCTTCGACGATGCCGATCGCGCTGCCGATACACTCTACAAATTGCGTCAGATGGGTTTCCGCATCGCGCTCGACGATTTTGGCACTGGCTATTCGAGCCTCTACAACATCCGCAAGTTCGCGCTCGACTGCCTGAAGATCGACCGCAGCTTCATCGACGGGATGGGCCGCGAGCGCGAAAGTGCTGCGATCGTCCAGTCGATCGTCCATCTTGGCCGCTCGCTCGGCCTGGGCGTGATCGCCGAGGGCGTCGAGACCGAGGCGCAGGTGCAGGCACTGCGTGTCGCCGGCTGCTCGCATCTGCAGGGCTATTATTTCTCGCGCCCGGTCGCGCTGGAGATCGCCAACGAAATCGCCGAACGCCGTTATCTGATCGATGAGACGGTGGTCGAAGATGAAAGCGTGGCGAAACTGGGTAACGGGACGCACGGATAA
- the fghA gene encoding S-formylglutathione hydrolase, with product MSELESITTNRAFGGVQGVYRHQSEATGTPMTFSVFVPEHETGTTLPVLWYLSGLTCTHANVTDKGEYRRACADAGIIFIAPDTSPRGEGVADDDAYDFGQGAGFYVDATEEPWAPHFRMRSYIEDELPALIAAEFPVDMTRQGITGHSMGGHGALTIGLRNAGRFKSISAFAPIVSPLDCPWGEKALGGYLGDDDRSEWRSYDACALIADGARVPELLVDQGDADQFLAEQLKPELLRDACDAAGIDLTLRLQPGYDHSYYFVSTFMADHVRWHAQRLV from the coding sequence ATGTCAGAACTTGAGTCGATCACGACCAACAGGGCGTTCGGCGGCGTGCAGGGCGTCTATCGTCATCAGTCCGAAGCGACCGGCACGCCGATGACTTTCTCGGTCTTCGTGCCGGAGCATGAAACGGGCACGACGCTGCCGGTGCTCTGGTATCTGTCCGGCCTGACCTGCACGCATGCCAATGTCACCGACAAGGGCGAATATCGCCGCGCATGTGCCGATGCCGGGATCATCTTCATTGCACCCGACACCTCCCCACGCGGCGAAGGGGTGGCGGATGATGACGCTTATGATTTCGGTCAGGGCGCTGGCTTCTATGTCGATGCGACGGAGGAACCCTGGGCGCCGCATTTCCGCATGCGCTCCTATATCGAGGACGAACTGCCCGCGCTGATCGCGGCGGAATTCCCCGTCGATATGACGCGTCAGGGGATCACCGGCCATTCGATGGGCGGTCACGGCGCGCTGACCATCGGCCTGCGCAACGCCGGGCGGTTCAAGAGCATCTCGGCCTTCGCGCCGATCGTGTCGCCGCTCGACTGCCCCTGGGGGGAGAAGGCGCTTGGCGGCTATCTCGGCGATGACGACCGCAGCGAGTGGCGCAGCTATGATGCCTGCGCGCTGATCGCGGACGGGGCGCGGGTGCCCGAGCTGCTGGTCGATCAGGGCGATGCCGATCAGTTCCTGGCTGAACAGCTCAAGCCGGAATTGCTGCGCGACGCGTGTGACGCGGCGGGGATCGACCTGACCCTGCGGCTGCAGCCGGGGTACGATCACAGCTATTATTTTGTCTCGACCTTCATGGCGGATCATGTCCGCTGGCATGCCCAAAGGCTGGTTTGA
- a CDS encoding NAD(P)/FAD-dependent oxidoreductase produces MGQYDVLIVGAGHAGAQAAIALRQAKFEGTIAIVGDEPELPYERPPLSKDYLAGEKTFERLLIRPPAFWEERNVTMLLGQRVTAVDPAAHNVTTAAGAIGYGKLIWAAGGTPRRLSCGGHDLIGVHAVRTRADVDRLMTELDSTNRVVVIGGGYIGLEAAAVLTKLGKHVTVLEALDRVLARVAGEPLSRFYEAEHRAHGVEVRLNEMVDCILGEKGVTGVQLADGEVVPADMVIVGIGIIPEVAPLIAAGAAGGNGVAVDDHCRTSLPDIFAVGDCALHANGFAGGAVMRVESVQNANDMATLVAKGIMGDDQPYHAVPWFWSNQYDLKLQTVGLSTGYDAVVMRGDPATRSFSMVYLRAGKVIALDCVNMTRDYVQGRALVLAGAAPDAMRIADTATPLKELA; encoded by the coding sequence ATGGGGCAATATGACGTCCTGATCGTCGGCGCGGGACACGCCGGGGCGCAGGCCGCGATCGCGCTGCGCCAAGCGAAGTTCGAGGGCACGATCGCGATTGTCGGCGACGAACCCGAGCTTCCCTATGAACGCCCGCCCTTGTCCAAGGACTATCTGGCCGGCGAAAAAACCTTTGAGCGGCTGCTGATCCGTCCGCCCGCTTTCTGGGAAGAGCGGAACGTCACCATGCTGCTCGGGCAGCGCGTGACGGCGGTCGATCCGGCGGCGCACAATGTTACCACCGCGGCGGGGGCGATCGGCTATGGCAAGCTGATCTGGGCCGCGGGCGGCACGCCGCGCCGGTTGAGCTGTGGTGGGCATGATCTCATCGGTGTCCATGCGGTACGCACTCGCGCCGATGTCGATCGGCTGATGACCGAGCTCGACAGCACCAATCGCGTCGTGGTGATCGGCGGCGGCTATATCGGACTCGAGGCGGCAGCGGTGCTGACCAAGCTCGGCAAGCATGTCACCGTGTTGGAGGCGCTTGATCGTGTACTGGCCCGGGTCGCCGGTGAGCCGCTGTCGCGCTTCTATGAAGCGGAGCACCGCGCGCACGGCGTCGAGGTCCGGCTGAACGAGATGGTCGATTGCATCCTTGGCGAGAAGGGCGTGACCGGCGTGCAACTGGCCGATGGCGAGGTGGTTCCGGCCGACATGGTGATCGTCGGCATCGGCATCATCCCGGAGGTCGCCCCGCTGATCGCGGCGGGCGCGGCGGGTGGCAACGGGGTGGCGGTCGACGATCATTGCCGCACCAGCTTGCCGGATATCTTCGCGGTGGGCGATTGCGCGCTCCACGCCAATGGTTTTGCCGGCGGTGCGGTGATGCGGGTCGAATCCGTGCAGAACGCCAATGATATGGCGACGCTGGTCGCCAAGGGGATCATGGGCGATGACCAGCCTTATCATGCGGTGCCGTGGTTCTGGTCGAACCAGTATGACTTGAAGCTGCAGACCGTCGGCTTGTCGACCGGTTATGACGCGGTGGTGATGCGCGGCGACCCGGCGACGCGGAGCTTCTCGATGGTCTATCTCCGGGCGGGCAAGGTGATCGCGCTCGACTGCGTCAACATGACGCGCGACTATGTGCAGGGCCGCGCTCTTGTCCTTGCCGGTGCTGCGCCTGATGCCATGCGCATCGCCGACACGGCTACGCCGCTGAAGGAACTTGCATGA